One window of Gloeothece citriformis PCC 7424 genomic DNA carries:
- the atpH gene encoding ATP synthase F1 subunit delta, translating to MKGSSLSLEIAEPYAQALMSVSQSNNLTERFGEDIRSLLDLLNNSPELREFLSNPVIREENKKEILQRIMGDQTHPYLRNFLMLLVDKRRIAFLEQVCEQYLALLRQLTNTVLAEVVSATELNDEQRQSVIDKVKTISGAQAVELKASINPDLIGGVIIKIGSQILDASIRGQLRRISLSLGGV from the coding sequence ATGAAAGGATCGTCATTAAGTTTAGAAATTGCCGAGCCTTACGCCCAAGCCCTAATGTCTGTTTCTCAGTCCAATAACCTAACAGAACGCTTTGGAGAAGATATCCGCAGTTTACTAGATTTACTCAATAATTCACCCGAATTGCGGGAGTTTTTGTCTAACCCAGTCATTAGAGAAGAAAACAAAAAAGAAATTTTGCAGCGAATTATGGGAGACCAAACCCATCCCTACCTGCGAAATTTTTTAATGTTGCTGGTAGACAAACGTCGGATTGCTTTTTTAGAACAAGTTTGTGAGCAATATTTAGCCCTATTACGGCAATTGACTAACACCGTTTTAGCCGAAGTCGTCTCAGCGACCGAGTTAAACGACGAACAACGTCAATCTGTGATAGATAAGGTCAAAACTATCAGTGGAGCGCAAGCAGTAGAACTTAAAGCCTCTATTAATCCCGATTTAATCGGTGGGGTGATTATTAAAATCGGCTCTCAAATCCTAGATGCTAGCATAAGAGGGCAACTGCGCCGCATCAGTCTCAGTTTGGGAGGGGTCTAA
- the atpE gene encoding ATP synthase F0 subunit C, with the protein MDPMLASASVIAAALAVGLAAIGPGIGQGNASGQAVSGIARQPEAEGKIRGTLLLTLAFMESLTIYGLVISLVLLFANPFA; encoded by the coding sequence ATGGATCCTATGTTAGCTTCTGCTTCTGTAATCGCTGCTGCTTTAGCCGTTGGTTTAGCTGCTATTGGCCCTGGTATTGGTCAAGGTAATGCTTCTGGACAAGCTGTATCCGGAATCGCTCGTCAACCCGAAGCTGAAGGAAAAATTCGGGGAACTTTACTGTTAACTTTAGCCTTCATGGAATCTCTAACCATCTACGGTCTAGTTATTTCCTTAGTCTTACTGTTTGCTAACCCATTTGCTTAA
- a CDS encoding DUF4335 domain-containing protein codes for MDVRRQYSLPNCTLILMGTGQQSNSTDELPTLSSLNNAECRFVGVNTILQGGRAFFENLVKAVSAYAQECLSGVHHPQNISHQQDQIHLTKGDNNLHRLIWQPGSDNKREPVEIHLTTIQLFDLVEAVDQFFADSQTLPDLSLKLQPVPRRYRQPDEPLGQRLVPFGLGVSGLALAALICYFLPIPEVRQPSSDDPVIPTETLPNPNTSPLPGTNSTPPNSGQE; via the coding sequence ATGGACGTTAGAAGACAATATAGTTTGCCCAATTGCACTTTAATATTAATGGGTACGGGTCAACAGAGCAATTCAACCGATGAGCTACCCACCTTATCTAGTTTAAATAATGCTGAGTGTCGCTTTGTTGGAGTTAATACTATTTTACAGGGCGGACGCGCTTTTTTTGAGAATTTAGTTAAGGCGGTAAGTGCCTATGCTCAAGAGTGCCTCAGTGGCGTTCATCACCCTCAAAATATTTCCCATCAACAGGATCAAATTCATTTAACCAAAGGGGATAATAATTTACATCGTTTAATTTGGCAACCCGGCTCAGATAATAAAAGAGAACCAGTAGAAATACACTTGACAACGATACAGTTATTTGATTTGGTCGAAGCAGTTGATCAATTTTTTGCTGATAGTCAGACTTTACCGGATTTATCCCTCAAATTACAGCCGGTTCCCCGTCGCTATCGTCAACCGGATGAACCTTTAGGTCAACGTTTAGTGCCTTTTGGATTAGGGGTAAGTGGATTAGCGTTAGCGGCACTGATTTGTTATTTTCTGCCGATTCCTGAAGTCCGTCAACCCTCTTCAGACGACCCAGTTATTCCGACCGAAACCCTACCTAATCCTAATACTTCTCCTCTTCCTGGAACAAATTCAACCCCTCCTAATTCCGGTCAGGAATAA
- the atpA gene encoding F0F1 ATP synthase subunit alpha: MVSIRPDEISSIIRQQIESYDQQVQVSNVGTVLQVGDGTARIYGLQQAMAQELLEFEDGTIGIALNLEEDNVGAVLMGSGYGIQEGSTVKATGRIAQVPVGEALVSRIVDALGRPIDGKGPINTNETRLLESPAPGIVARKSVCEPMQTGITAIDAMIPVGRGQRELIIGDRKTGKTAIAIDTIINQKGEDVICVYVAIGQKASTVAQVVDTLTEKGAMDYTVVVSASANDPATLQYLAPYTGATIAEYFMYKGKATLVIYDDLSKQAQAYRQISLLMRRPPGREAYPGDVFYLHSRLLERAAKLNDQLGGGSMTALPIIETQAGDVSAYIPTNVISITDGQIFLSSDLFNAGFRPAINAGISVSRVGSAAQTKAMKQVAGKLKLELAQFAELEAFSQFASDLDAATQAQLARGQRLREVLKQPQNSPLAVWEQVAIVYAGLNGYLDDIPPAQVTTFTQGLRDYLRNSKPKFPEIVGNEKKLTDEAESLLKEAIGEFKQGFTA, encoded by the coding sequence ATGGTTAGCATCAGACCCGACGAAATTAGCAGCATTATTCGCCAACAGATTGAGTCCTACGATCAACAAGTCCAAGTCTCTAATGTAGGAACTGTACTTCAGGTCGGAGACGGAACTGCCCGGATTTATGGGTTACAACAAGCGATGGCTCAAGAACTTTTAGAGTTTGAAGATGGAACGATCGGTATCGCCCTCAACCTCGAAGAAGACAACGTAGGGGCTGTATTAATGGGTTCCGGCTACGGAATTCAAGAAGGTAGCACCGTCAAAGCCACTGGTAGAATTGCTCAGGTTCCCGTAGGGGAAGCCCTAGTAAGTAGAATTGTTGACGCATTAGGTCGTCCCATAGATGGAAAAGGGCCCATCAACACCAATGAAACCCGTCTGTTAGAATCTCCCGCCCCTGGAATTGTAGCCCGGAAATCTGTTTGTGAACCAATGCAAACTGGTATTACCGCCATCGACGCGATGATTCCTGTCGGACGGGGACAACGGGAGTTAATCATCGGTGACCGCAAAACTGGTAAAACCGCGATCGCCATCGACACCATCATTAACCAAAAGGGTGAAGATGTAATTTGTGTTTATGTAGCCATCGGTCAGAAAGCCTCTACCGTCGCTCAAGTGGTAGATACCCTCACCGAAAAGGGCGCAATGGATTACACGGTTGTTGTAAGCGCTAGTGCTAACGACCCCGCTACCCTTCAGTATCTTGCTCCTTACACCGGAGCTACCATCGCTGAATACTTTATGTATAAAGGAAAAGCAACCCTAGTTATTTACGACGACTTATCTAAGCAAGCTCAAGCTTATCGTCAGATATCCCTCCTCATGCGTCGTCCCCCTGGACGGGAAGCTTACCCCGGAGACGTTTTCTATCTCCACTCTCGTCTCCTAGAACGGGCAGCTAAACTCAACGATCAATTAGGGGGTGGTAGTATGACCGCACTCCCCATTATTGAAACCCAAGCGGGTGACGTTTCTGCTTACATTCCTACTAACGTTATTTCCATTACTGACGGTCAGATCTTCCTGTCTTCTGACTTGTTTAACGCGGGTTTCCGTCCTGCAATTAACGCGGGGATTTCCGTATCACGGGTAGGATCAGCCGCACAAACCAAAGCGATGAAACAGGTAGCTGGTAAGCTTAAACTCGAATTAGCTCAGTTCGCTGAATTAGAAGCTTTCTCTCAATTTGCCTCTGACTTGGATGCGGCTACCCAAGCTCAACTTGCTCGTGGTCAACGGTTACGGGAAGTTCTCAAACAACCCCAAAACTCTCCTCTAGCGGTTTGGGAACAAGTAGCGATCGTTTATGCTGGATTAAATGGTTATCTTGATGATATCCCTCCTGCTCAAGTAACGACCTTTACTCAAGGACTACGGGACTATCTCAGAAACAGTAAGCCCAAGTTCCCTGAAATTGTCGGCAATGAGAAAAAATTGACAGACGAAGCCGAAAGCCTTCTCAAAGAAGCAATTGGCGAATTTAAGCAGGGCTTTACCGCATAG
- a CDS encoding F0F1 ATP synthase subunit B yields the protein MMGTLFILATEASEAAESGFGLNLDILNTNLLNLAILVGVLIYFGRNSLGKILSERREKIAQEIQEAESRASNAAKALAQEQEKLAQAKAEAQRILAASNERAEAAKQAIAVQTEKDIERLKATAAQDLSTEQERVITELRQRVAAMALERVESTLKNTLDDSTQQQLINKTIASLGGS from the coding sequence ATGATGGGTACTCTTTTTATCTTAGCTACAGAAGCCAGTGAGGCCGCAGAAAGCGGTTTTGGTCTTAATCTTGACATTTTAAACACAAACTTACTCAACCTGGCGATCTTAGTCGGGGTACTGATTTATTTTGGTCGAAATAGTTTAGGAAAAATTCTCAGCGAGCGACGGGAAAAAATAGCTCAAGAGATCCAAGAGGCAGAAAGTCGCGCCAGTAATGCCGCTAAAGCTTTAGCTCAAGAACAGGAAAAACTGGCTCAAGCTAAAGCGGAAGCTCAAAGAATCTTGGCCGCCTCTAACGAAAGAGCAGAAGCCGCTAAACAAGCTATTGCGGTTCAGACAGAAAAAGACATCGAGCGTCTGAAAGCAACCGCCGCCCAGGATCTCAGCACCGAGCAAGAAAGAGTCATTACCGAACTCAGACAACGAGTAGCCGCCATGGCCTTAGAACGAGTAGAATCCACTCTAAAAAATACCTTAGATGACTCTACTCAACAACAACTCATCAACAAAACCATTGCGAGCTTAGGAGGGAGTTAA
- a CDS encoding DUF3038 domain-containing protein: MSDSTSTVDSKPLILDVLPDLPISGQRCAIRIQQQLDLMLLSIEALDLQATKHILDTVKELGLEKIINNRIVLWRLRCSNPWRRSYTRNALTVQQAKALVMIITHRAKYLSVSIRQLLLAEEQMRSRGLPVDNNYLLSEYLERFRSHFRSRMNPRRAKVMVCLAIEDELNELALSVLNQLLFCTGTTGMQRFWISLFDGEVA, from the coding sequence ATGTCCGATTCTACTTCTACTGTTGATTCAAAACCCTTAATTTTAGATGTCCTGCCAGATTTACCCATTTCAGGACAACGATGTGCCATTCGTATCCAACAGCAACTAGATCTAATGTTACTGTCCATTGAAGCATTAGATTTACAGGCAACCAAACATATTCTCGATACCGTCAAAGAATTAGGACTAGAAAAAATTATCAATAATCGTATTGTATTATGGCGTTTGCGGTGTTCTAATCCTTGGCGGCGTTCCTACACCCGAAACGCTTTAACTGTACAGCAAGCAAAAGCTTTAGTCATGATTATCACTCATCGGGCTAAATATTTGAGCGTTTCTATCCGTCAACTTCTCCTCGCTGAAGAACAAATGCGAAGTCGAGGTTTACCGGTTGATAATAATTATCTATTATCGGAGTATTTAGAACGATTTCGCTCTCATTTCCGCAGTCGGATGAATCCTCGTCGTGCTAAAGTAATGGTGTGCTTGGCGATCGAAGATGAGTTAAATGAATTAGCCTTATCAGTGTTGAATCAGTTGTTATTTTGTACCGGAACAACAGGGATGCAACGGTTTTGGATTAGTTTATTTGATGGAGAAGTGGCTTAA
- the atpB gene encoding F0F1 ATP synthase subunit A, with protein sequence MEMLTDLSVLNSFPLASLEVGKHWYWHIGNLEIHGQVFMTSWFVIALLLIASIAATSNIQRVPSGIQNLMEYVLEFLRDLAKNQLGEKEYRPWLPFIGTLFLFIFVSNWSGALIPWKLIEIPDSELAAPTNDINTTVALALLTSLAYFYAGFSKKGLGYFANYIQPIPILLPIKILEDFTKPLSLSFRLFGNILADELVVAVLVFLVPLFIPLPLMALGLFTSAIQALVFATLAGAYIHEAIESEEEEGHHE encoded by the coding sequence ATGGAAATGTTAACTGATTTAAGCGTTCTAAACTCTTTTCCTCTCGCTTCTTTAGAAGTTGGTAAACATTGGTACTGGCACATCGGAAACTTAGAAATACATGGTCAAGTTTTTATGACCTCTTGGTTTGTGATCGCCCTGTTGCTGATAGCCTCTATAGCAGCAACCAGTAATATCCAGAGAGTGCCAAGCGGAATACAAAACTTAATGGAGTACGTCCTTGAGTTTTTGCGAGATTTAGCGAAAAACCAACTGGGAGAGAAAGAATATCGTCCTTGGTTGCCCTTTATTGGCACGTTATTCTTATTTATTTTTGTCTCTAATTGGTCAGGAGCGCTCATTCCTTGGAAACTGATCGAAATTCCAGACAGTGAATTAGCTGCCCCCACCAATGACATTAATACTACAGTAGCCTTAGCCTTACTAACCTCTTTGGCCTATTTTTACGCCGGATTTAGTAAGAAAGGGTTGGGATATTTTGCTAACTACATACAGCCTATCCCCATTCTCCTACCCATTAAAATTTTAGAAGATTTCACCAAACCCTTATCCCTAAGCTTCCGTCTGTTCGGAAACATTTTAGCGGATGAATTGGTAGTCGCTGTGCTAGTCTTTTTAGTGCCTCTGTTTATTCCATTGCCCCTGATGGCACTTGGGTTATTTACCAGTGCAATTCAGGCTCTAGTATTTGCCACCTTAGCGGGGGCTTATATTCATGAGGCAATAGAATCTGAAGAGGAAGAAGGCCATCATGAGTAA
- a CDS encoding F0F1 ATP synthase subunit gamma, translating to MPNLKFIRDRIQSVKNTKKITEAMRLVAAAKVRRAQEQVIATRPFADALAQVLYNLQNRLQFGEVSLPLLTQREIKTVAVLVVTGDRGLCGGYNANVIKRTEQRIKELKSQGINYKLVLIGRKAVQYFERRNAPIQTKYTELSQIPSASEASTISDELLSLFLSETVDRVELIYTRFLSLISSKPVVQTLLPLTTKGLDTPDDEIFRLVTKGGKFQVEREKVSASVSSFPQDMIFEQDPVQILDSLLPLYLNNQLLRALQESAASELAARMTAMSSASDNAGELIKTLSLSYNKARQAAITQEILEVVAGANAL from the coding sequence ATGCCTAATCTCAAATTTATTCGGGATCGTATCCAGTCAGTCAAAAATACGAAAAAAATTACAGAAGCTATGCGTCTTGTGGCTGCTGCTAAAGTCCGTCGCGCCCAAGAACAAGTTATCGCTACCCGTCCCTTTGCTGATGCTTTAGCTCAAGTCCTTTACAATCTACAAAACCGGCTACAGTTTGGGGAAGTGAGTCTTCCTCTACTGACTCAACGGGAGATTAAAACCGTAGCCGTATTAGTGGTGACTGGCGATCGCGGTTTGTGTGGCGGTTACAATGCCAACGTCATTAAGCGGACAGAACAACGCATAAAAGAACTCAAAAGTCAAGGGATAAATTACAAACTGGTTTTAATCGGACGGAAAGCGGTTCAATATTTTGAACGTCGGAATGCTCCGATTCAGACTAAATATACTGAACTGAGCCAAATTCCCAGTGCAAGCGAAGCCTCTACTATTTCTGATGAATTGTTATCCTTATTTTTGTCAGAAACGGTTGATCGGGTTGAGTTGATTTATACTCGATTCCTTTCTTTGATTAGTTCTAAACCGGTGGTTCAAACTTTACTGCCTTTAACCACTAAGGGATTAGATACTCCTGATGATGAAATTTTTCGCTTGGTGACTAAAGGAGGGAAGTTTCAAGTCGAACGGGAAAAAGTCAGCGCTTCAGTGAGCAGTTTTCCCCAAGATATGATTTTTGAACAAGATCCGGTACAAATTTTAGATTCTTTATTGCCTTTGTATCTGAATAACCAGTTACTGAGAGCTTTACAAGAATCAGCCGCCAGCGAACTTGCTGCCCGAATGACAGCCATGAGCAGCGCGTCGGATAACGCCGGTGAGTTAATTAAAACCCTGAGCCTATCCTACAACAAAGCACGTCAAGCCGCTATTACCCAGGAAATTCTGGAAGTTGTCGCCGGTGCTAACGCTCTGTAA
- a CDS encoding alkene reductase — MQVQTQLSSLLSPFELRDLSLKNRVAMAPMTRARAGVERIPNSMMAEYYAQRAGAGLIITEATVISDQANGWQHSPGIYTEEMTEAWKQVVEAVHNKNTPIFLQLWHCGRASHSSFHQNNEPAVAPSAIKINGDYIHTPIGKQPYETPRALETDEIPLVVENYRKAAENAKKAGFDGVEIHGANGYLIDEFLQSKSNQRTDQYGGSVENRYRFLKEIVEAILTVYPASRVAVRLSPNGNYNDMGSPDYRETFLYVAQQLNTYELSYLHIVDGLGFGFHELGEPMTLTEFREVYSGNLMGNCGYTAESADEAIKNGSADLIAFGRPFISNPDLVERFTNGWPLNPPAEIKDWYSFGKEGYTDFPLA, encoded by the coding sequence ATGCAGGTTCAAACCCAGTTATCCTCACTCCTCAGCCCTTTTGAGTTGAGAGATTTATCCTTAAAAAATCGCGTGGCAATGGCTCCGATGACTCGCGCTAGAGCAGGGGTTGAACGTATTCCTAACTCGATGATGGCCGAATATTACGCCCAAAGAGCCGGCGCAGGGTTAATTATAACTGAAGCGACTGTCATTTCAGATCAGGCTAACGGATGGCAGCATTCGCCAGGAATTTACACCGAAGAAATGACCGAAGCTTGGAAACAAGTTGTAGAGGCAGTACATAACAAAAATACCCCTATTTTTCTGCAACTTTGGCATTGTGGCCGGGCTTCTCATAGTAGTTTTCATCAAAATAATGAACCGGCGGTTGCTCCGAGCGCTATTAAAATTAATGGGGATTATATTCATACTCCCATCGGAAAACAACCCTATGAAACCCCTCGCGCTTTAGAAACTGATGAAATTCCTTTAGTAGTAGAAAATTACCGCAAAGCAGCAGAAAACGCTAAAAAAGCGGGGTTTGATGGAGTAGAGATTCATGGAGCAAACGGGTATTTAATTGATGAGTTTCTTCAGTCGAAATCGAATCAACGAACCGATCAATATGGCGGTAGTGTAGAAAATCGTTATCGGTTTTTGAAAGAGATTGTAGAAGCTATTTTAACAGTCTATCCGGCTTCTAGAGTGGCGGTTAGATTGTCTCCTAATGGTAATTATAATGATATGGGTTCTCCGGATTATCGGGAAACATTCCTTTATGTGGCTCAACAATTAAATACTTACGAATTATCTTATTTACATATTGTAGATGGTTTAGGTTTTGGTTTTCATGAGTTGGGAGAGCCAATGACTTTAACCGAATTTCGGGAGGTTTATTCAGGAAATTTAATGGGTAACTGTGGTTATACCGCAGAAAGCGCTGATGAAGCGATTAAAAATGGTTCAGCAGATTTGATTGCTTTTGGACGACCTTTTATTAGTAATCCGGATTTGGTTGAGCGCTTTACTAATGGTTGGCCTCTCAATCCTCCGGCTGAAATTAAGGATTGGTATTCTTTTGGTAAAGAGGGTTATACTGATTTTCCTTTAGCCTAG
- a CDS encoding F0F1 ATP synthase subunit B': protein MFDFDATLPLMALQFLVLAVVLNAVFYKPLGKALDSRADYIRSNENQAREQLAKAQNLAQEYEKQLGDARRQSNEIIAAAQAQAKQIADEKIAQAQKEAQAQKEAAAKEIEQQKQEAMTALEQQVDALSRQILEKILGSELVK from the coding sequence ATGTTTGATTTTGATGCCACTTTGCCCTTGATGGCATTGCAATTTCTAGTCTTAGCGGTTGTGCTAAACGCCGTATTCTATAAACCTCTGGGCAAAGCCTTAGATTCACGGGCCGACTATATCCGCAGCAATGAAAATCAAGCACGGGAGCAACTAGCGAAAGCTCAAAACCTCGCTCAAGAGTATGAGAAACAGTTAGGAGATGCTCGGAGACAGTCCAATGAAATCATTGCGGCTGCACAAGCTCAAGCTAAACAAATCGCTGACGAAAAAATAGCACAAGCCCAGAAAGAGGCACAAGCCCAAAAAGAAGCGGCCGCTAAAGAAATAGAACAACAAAAACAAGAAGCGATGACGGCACTAGAACAACAAGTCGATGCCCTCTCTCGCCAGATCCTAGAAAAAATTCTAGGGTCAGAGCTAGTCAAATAA
- a CDS encoding DUF3146 family protein, whose protein sequence is MGLPETIAYVRIIQQSWQEGKIDGEVRAGSYQWRFQWHFRGGTLSVQPSLGRALIFEPLGRFLERHDYQLEPGSDYQFTLRAKL, encoded by the coding sequence ATGGGTTTGCCAGAAACGATCGCTTATGTTCGGATTATCCAACAGTCTTGGCAAGAGGGTAAAATTGATGGAGAAGTAAGAGCGGGTTCTTATCAGTGGCGGTTTCAGTGGCATTTCCGAGGCGGTACGCTATCGGTGCAACCCTCTTTAGGACGAGCCTTGATTTTTGAACCTCTGGGGCGTTTTTTGGAAAGGCATGATTATCAGCTAGAACCAGGAAGCGACTATCAATTTACTCTACGTGCTAAGTTGTAA
- a CDS encoding adenine phosphoribosyltransferase, giving the protein MDIKSLIRNIPDFPKPGIVFRDITTLLGHPEGLRYTIDTLTQKCIELNLRPDYVIGMESRGFLFGVPLAYQLGAGFIPVRKPGKLPAAVHTIEYDLEYGSDKLEIHQDAVADHHRVLIVDDLIATGGTARATADLLAKIGCEVLGFAFIIELKDLGGRQKLPDLPIITLVDY; this is encoded by the coding sequence ATGGATATTAAATCACTCATTCGTAATATTCCCGATTTCCCCAAACCGGGTATCGTCTTTCGTGATATTACTACACTCTTGGGTCATCCTGAAGGGTTGCGTTATACGATTGACACTTTAACTCAAAAATGTATTGAGTTGAATTTACGCCCTGACTACGTTATCGGAATGGAGTCTCGCGGTTTTTTATTTGGAGTTCCTTTAGCTTATCAACTGGGGGCGGGTTTTATCCCGGTTCGCAAACCTGGGAAGTTACCGGCGGCAGTTCATACGATCGAGTATGACTTGGAATATGGGAGTGATAAACTAGAAATCCATCAAGATGCAGTAGCAGATCATCATCGTGTTTTAATTGTCGATGATCTAATTGCGACTGGGGGGACTGCTAGAGCAACGGCGGATTTATTAGCTAAAATTGGCTGTGAGGTATTAGGATTTGCTTTTATCATTGAGTTAAAGGATTTAGGGGGTCGTCAAAAATTGCCCGATTTACCTATCATTACATTAGTTGATTATTAA